A genomic region of Zea mays cultivar B73 chromosome 6, Zm-B73-REFERENCE-NAM-5.0, whole genome shotgun sequence contains the following coding sequences:
- the LOC100284302 gene encoding Amino acid transporter AVT1C, with the protein MMSPASERSLIIQSDDDDDARSGHDVEEPEQDSDSSSSSSSCATPRRGPSSPPYIQQWPQSYRQSIDILSSVQSPNLSFLGTPTLSRLSNSFLAITDSFRSKAPETISSFIKPLLGPTPSDEQQRQHEGTRKSSEYLVPSRRSSLQQIPEDQKPPVGGHGASHDQNCSYTQGVMNGINVLCGVGILSTPYAIKQGGWIGLAILCTFALLAWYTGVLLRHCLDSKEGLKTYPDIGHAAFGSTGRIVISIILYVELYACCIEYLILEGDNLSKLFPNAHLTIGSMTLNSHVFFAILTTIIVMPTTWLRDLSWLSYISAGGVIASILVVICLFLVGVVNDFGFENEGTALNAPGIPIAIGLYGYCYSGHGVFPNIYSSLKNRNQFPSILFTCIGLSTFLYAGAAVMGYKMFGEATESQFTLNLPDNSVISKIAVWTTVANPITKYALTIIPLAMSLEELLPPNQQKYSTIIMLRSSLVISTLLIALSVPFFGLVMALVGSLFAMLVTYILPCACFLAILKTKVGWHQIAACSFIIVVGVCCAYVGTYSSLSKIIQNYA; encoded by the exons ATGATGAGTCCGGCGTCGGAGCGCAGCCTCATCATCcagagcgacgacgacgacgacgcccgaTCCGGCCACGACGTGGAGGAGCCGGAGCAGGACTCCgactcctcctcgtcgtcctcaTCCTGCGCCACCCCACGCCGCGGCCCAAGCTCACCCCCCTACATCCAGCAATGGCCGCAGAGTTACAG GCAATCGATCGACATTCTCAGCAGCGTGCAGTCACCCAACCTGAGCTTTCTGGGGACTCCAACTCTGAGCAGGCTGTCGAACTCTTTCCTCGCCATCACCGATTCTTTCCGGAGCAAGGCCCCCGAAACGATCTCTAGCTTTATCAAGCCACTCCTTGGCCCCACGCCAAGTGacgagcagcagcggcagcatgAAGGCACCCGAAAGAGTTCCGAGTACCTTGTGCCCTCGAGAAGATCATCTCTGCAGCAGATCCCAGAGGATCAAAAGCCACCTGTAGGTGGCCATGGGGCGTCTCATGACCAGAACTGCTCTTACACCCAGGGAGTGATGAATG GAATAAATGTTCTATGTGGTGTGGGGATCCTATCAACACCTTATGCCATCAAACAGGGGGGCTGGATTGGGCTGGCGATACTCTGTACATTTGCTCTTCTCGCATGGTACACAGGTGTGCTCCTGCGCCATTGCCTGGACAGCAAGGAGGGCCTCAAGACATACCCAGATATTGGCCATGCAGCCTTTGGCAGCACAGGCCGCATAGTTATCTCG ATAATACTGTACGTGGAGTTGTAT GCATGTTGCATCGAGTATTTGATATTGGAGGGTGACAATTTGTCAAAATTATTCCCCAATGCTCACCTGACCATTGGGAGCATGACACTGAACTCACATGTATTTTTTGCAATCTTGACTACCATCATAGTCATGCCAACCACCTGGCTCCGTGACCTGAGCTGGCTGAGCTACATTTCAG CTGGGGGTGTCATTGCATCAATCCTTGTGGTCATCTGCCTGTTCTTGGTTGGGGTTGTCAATGATTTCGGCTTTGAGAATGAAGGGACTGCACTGAACGCCCCAGGAATTCCTATTGCAATTGGATTATATGGTTACTGCTACTCAGGGCATGGGGTTTTTCCAAATATCTATTCCTCCCTGAAGAATCGCAACCAGTTTCCTTCAATTCTTTTTACTTG TATTGGGCTGTCTACCTTTTTGTATGCTGGTGCTGCAGTGATGGGATACAAAATGTTTGGTGAAGCCACAGAGTCCCAATTCACACTCAACTTACCAGATAATTCTGTCATTTCTAAGATTGCTGTTTGGACAACG GTGGCAAATCCAATAACCAA ATATGCATTAACTATTATTCCATTGGCTATGAGTTTGGAAGAGCTGCTGCCACCAAACCAACAAAAGTATTCTACAATAATCATGCTTAGATCATCTCTGGTGATATCAACCCTCCTGATTGCTCTATCTGTGCCTTTCTTTG GACTTGTGATGGCCTTGGTTGGTTCTTTGTTTGCCATGCTTGTG ACCTACATTTTGCCTTGCGCTTGTTTTTTGGCGATCCTCAAGACAAAAGTGGGGTGGCATCAG ATAGCAGCTTGCTCGTTCATCATAGTTGTCGGGGTTTGCTGTGCCTACGTGGGAACATACTCGTCCCTGTCGAAGATAATCCAGAACTACGCATAG
- the LOC100284050 gene encoding CAK1AT: MAIVGGGGSWSIHGRADVTSRYEVLGRAGSGSYADVYRGRRRSDGAAVALKEVHDAVSARSEVEALLAIPPSPNVVALIDHFPGGDCDDDVLVLEWLPLDLAAVVRDARRRAGGGEGGEGIPASQLKRWMLQVLEGVAACHRAGVVHRDLKPENLLISEDGVLKVADFGQARILQQSAPTFQEMYPHEQSSGMETWVPQQQPAVLQGTEEEPTSYESDATAGQEPETLTAADYLRELDQLREKSSDVDKMSFQDEHASCLATCSTGDIEDDPYPASYSDDMEGIGEDSGAFTSCVGTRWFRAPELLYGSTNYGLEIDLWSLGCILAELMKLEALFPGISDIDQISRIINVLGDITEETFPGCSNLPDYNKISFNKVEKPTGLEACLPNRSPTEVSIIKQLICYDTAKRTSAVDLLNDRYFTEEPLPAPIEGLHVPASKDEDDDSSTEEWGNYRDGVSRVDFDEFGSMDATKTEKGFSIQFS; this comes from the exons ATGGCgatcgtcggcggcggcgggagcTGGAGCATCCACGGCCGCGCTGATGTCACATCCCGCTACGAGGTCCTCGGCCGTGCGGGCTCCGGTTCCTATGCTGATGTCTACCGCGGCCGCCGCCGATCCGACGGTGCTGCTGTCGCGCTCAAGGAGGTCCACGACGCTGTCAGCGCTCGCAGCGAGGTCGAGGCTCTCCTCGCCATTCCCCCTTCCCCCAACGTTGTCGCACTCATCGACCACTTCCCCGGCGGCGATTGCGACGACGACGTCCTCGTCCTCGAGTGGCTCCCGCTCGACCTCGCCGCCGTTGTGCGTGACGCGAGGAGGCGCGCGGGCGGGGGCGAGGGAGGGGAAGGCATCCCCGCCTCGCAACTCAAACGGTGGATGCTGCAGGTGCTTGAGGGGGTCGCCGCGTGCCACCGCGCCGGCGTCGTGCACCGTGACCTGAAGCCTGAGAACCTGCTCATCTCCGAAGACGGGGTGCTCAAAGTCGCCGATTTTGGTCAG GCTAGGATACTTCAGCAGTCAGCACCTACATTTCAAGAAATGTACCCACACGAGCAAAGTTCAGGCATGGAAACATGGGTTCCACAACAACAACCAGCAGTGCTACAAGGGACAGAAGAGGAACCAACATCTTATGAATCAGATGCTACTGCTGGTCAGGAGCCAGAGACCCTAACTGCTGCTGACTACCTGCGTGAACTGGACCAACTCCGAGAAAAATCCAGCGATGTTGACAAAATGAGCTTTCAGGATGAACATGCATCCTGTCTTGCCACGTGCAGCACAGGAGACATTGAAGATGATCCATACCCAGCCTCCTACTCTGACGATATGGAAGGCATAGGTGAAGATTCTGGTGCCTTCACTTCTTGTGTTGGCACTAGGTGGTTCAGGGCTCCTGAGCTTTTATATGGGTCAACAAACTATGGGCTAGAGATTGATCTCTGGTCGCTTGGATGCATTTTGGCAGAACTGATGAAATTGGAGGCTTTGTTCCCAGGGATATCTGATATTGATCAGATTAGTAGAATCATCAATGTCCTGGGCGATATAACAGAAGAAACCTTTCCAGGCTGTTCAAACTTGCCAGATTACAACAAGATTTCCTTTAACAAAGTTGAGAAACCGACAGGCCTTGAAGCATGTCTGCCTAACAGATCTCCTACTGAGGTTAGCATCATAAAGCAGCTAATTTGCTATGACACAGCAAAGAGGACCAGTGCTGTTGATCTGCTGAATGATCGGTACTTTACCGAAGAGCCCTTGCCGGCACCTATAGAAGGATTACATGTCCCGGCATCAAAGGACGAGGATGATGACAGCTCAACTGAAGAATGGGGTAATTACAGGGATGGTGTCTCTCGGGTTGACTTTGATGAGTTTGGTAGTATGGATGCCACCAAAACTGAGAAGGGTTTCAGCATACAGTTTTCGTGA